A single region of the Actinomycetota bacterium genome encodes:
- the hpt gene encoding hypoxanthine phosphoribosyltransferase has product MDEKVGKVLISKEQIEKRVKELAKQISQDYEGKDLVCVIILRGAFMFVTDLAKEISIPAKFDFMATSSYGDSTTSSGVVRIYKDLDMNIEGKDVLIIEDIVDTGRTISYLVKNLKTRNPKSLEVCTLINKPANRVVNVKIKYVGFVIPPEFVIGYGLDFAEDYRHITEVRVFKED; this is encoded by the coding sequence ATGGACGAAAAAGTTGGTAAAGTTCTTATAAGTAAAGAACAAATAGAAAAGAGAGTCAAGGAGCTTGCAAAGCAGATATCTCAGGATTATGAAGGAAAAGACCTCGTATGTGTAATAATTTTAAGAGGAGCCTTCATGTTTGTGACTGACTTGGCTAAAGAAATCTCTATACCTGCAAAATTCGACTTTATGGCTACAAGCAGTTATGGAGACAGTACCACAAGCTCGGGAGTTGTTAGAATCTATAAAGATTTAGATATGAATATAGAGGGAAAGGATGTATTAATTATTGAAGATATAGTTGATACGGGGAGGACGATTAGTTATTTAGTTAAGAATCTTAAAACTCGAAATCCTAAATCCTTAGAAGTTTGTACGTTAATTAATAAACCTGCAAATAGAGTTGTTAATGTCAAAATAAAGTATGTGGGATTTGTAATACCACCAGAATTTGTTATAGGTTATGGCCTTGATTTTGCAGAGGATTATAGACACATAACAGAAGTAAGGGTATTTAAAGAAGATTGA
- a CDS encoding glycerol-3-phosphate acyltransferase: MVKYIVDILLVIFGYISGSFPPAYIIVKLFKNKDIRDIGSGNVGTMNVLRNVDLKLGIITGILDIAKGFIPTYLAMRYSSIKWIPILVAVASVAGHNWSIFLKLTGGKGVATNVGALLALILNANLNPNLNPLVLIPSIIGFILTLIFFKDFYIGAMVAYIIGPFSFLYFRKSFLEATLVLILAIIVIYKIRFDLKRSFEKRKKVST; the protein is encoded by the coding sequence ATGGTGAAATATATTGTTGATATTTTATTGGTAATTTTTGGTTATATCTCAGGATCATTTCCACCAGCTTATATTATAGTTAAATTGTTTAAGAATAAAGATATTAGAGATATTGGAAGTGGTAATGTTGGGACGATGAATGTTTTAAGGAATGTTGATCTCAAACTTGGCATTATAACAGGTATTTTAGATATTGCAAAAGGCTTTATTCCTACTTATTTGGCAATGAGATATTCCTCAATTAAATGGATTCCTATTTTAGTAGCAGTAGCTTCAGTTGCTGGTCATAATTGGTCAATATTTTTGAAGCTTACAGGTGGAAAGGGGGTAGCTACAAATGTTGGTGCCTTATTAGCTCTTATTCTTAATGCTAATCTCAATCCCAATCTTAATCCATTGGTTCTTATTCCCTCAATAATTGGATTTATATTAACACTTATATTTTTTAAAGATTTCTATATTGGAGCCATGGTAGCTTATATTATAGGACCTTTTTCTTTTTTATATTTTAGAAAATCCTTTTTAGAAGCAACATTAGTTTTAATTTTGGCAATTATTGTAATTTATAAAATACGTTTTGATCTTAAAAGGTCCTTTGAAAAAAGAAAAAAGGTTTCAACATAA
- a CDS encoding ABC transporter permease translates to MNPLLRSIFSPEFGFAILRVMTPLLFAALGVAISEMAGSINIALEGIMLVSAFTGVVVSAFTGSLIIALFAGLIAGIILAAILGYFHLKLKADIILAAIALNMFASGITIFFTFIFAHDKGTTSSLRSLVFPDIHIPVIKSIPILGEILSGHNILTYGALLAVALYHIIIFKTPLGLRIRAVGQNPDAAESVGINVNRIKLYALLLSGFFGAFGGLYLAMGYVSWFARDMTSGRGFIAIAITTLGGYLPIGTFLASLLFGTVNALAIYIASLQIPSEFVSLIPYLVTVIVLAVYSVQARRKKARKPTKAKGAV, encoded by the coding sequence ATGAACCCACTTCTTAGGAGCATTTTCTCACCGGAATTTGGTTTTGCTATACTCAGGGTTATGACACCTCTTCTCTTTGCTGCTCTTGGAGTAGCAATATCTGAGATGGCAGGTTCTATTAATATAGCTCTTGAAGGAATTATGCTTGTATCTGCTTTTACAGGAGTTGTGGTAAGTGCATTTACGGGAAGTTTAATTATTGCTCTGTTTGCTGGATTGATTGCAGGTATAATTCTGGCAGCTATACTGGGTTATTTTCACCTGAAACTAAAAGCAGACATAATTCTGGCTGCAATCGCTTTAAATATGTTTGCCTCAGGAATTACAATCTTTTTTACCTTTATATTTGCTCATGATAAAGGAACCACAAGTTCCCTTAGAAGTTTGGTATTTCCTGATATTCATATACCTGTTATTAAATCAATTCCAATTTTAGGAGAAATTTTAAGTGGTCACAATATTCTTACTTATGGTGCACTTTTAGCTGTAGCACTTTACCACATAATAATATTTAAAACTCCCCTCGGATTAAGAATAAGAGCAGTGGGGCAGAATCCGGATGCTGCTGAGTCTGTTGGTATTAACGTAAACAGAATAAAACTATATGCACTGTTACTTTCTGGATTTTTTGGCGCTTTTGGAGGGCTCTATCTTGCGATGGGTTATGTATCTTGGTTTGCTCGGGATATGACTTCAGGTCGGGGATTTATTGCAATTGCTATTACTACTCTTGGTGGATATCTCCCTATAGGTACATTTCTTGCTTCATTACTCTTTGGCACAGTTAATGCTTTGGCTATTTATATTGCATCATTACAGATTCCATCTGAATTTGTCTCACTTATCCCTTACCTGGTTACAGTAATCGTATTGGCTGTTTATTCAGTTCAAGCACGTAGAAAAAAGGCGAGGAAACCTACAAAAGCCAAGGGGGCTGTATGA
- a CDS encoding nucleoside hydrolase has protein sequence MKKIILDCDPGHDDMVAIILACSSDEIDLMGITTVAGNQTGDKTFINTLKVLTLINRIDIPVARGFDKPIFRKLTVAPRIHGVSGLDGAYLPEPDIKLLERVKTLDIHAVDFIIKSVKESDEKVTIVPTGPLTNIAIALLKEPLIKDNIDRIILMGGAVYDSNITPASEFNIYVDPEAAKIVFESGIPITMVGLDVTNKAILTFKDIEELNNLQGRVSRVIAPLLKFFAQANKDFFGIGGAPLHDALAVSYIIMPDTIKTKYLNVTIETEGKYTRGRTVVDVYNITGKEPNVDVAFEVNSLAFKKLIMNTIKKLDQR, from the coding sequence ATGAAAAAAATAATATTGGATTGTGACCCAGGTCATGATGACATGGTAGCAATTATACTTGCGTGTTCTTCCGATGAAATAGATTTAATGGGAATTACAACAGTAGCAGGTAATCAGACAGGTGATAAGACCTTTATAAATACTTTAAAAGTTCTAACTCTTATCAATAGAATTGATATACCAGTTGCCAGAGGATTTGATAAGCCAATTTTTAGAAAACTTACTGTTGCTCCAAGAATCCATGGAGTGTCAGGCTTAGATGGTGCATATCTACCAGAGCCAGATATCAAACTCTTAGAAAGGGTTAAAACTCTTGACATTCATGCTGTAGATTTTATTATAAAATCAGTAAAGGAATCCGATGAAAAAGTAACCATCGTTCCCACCGGACCACTGACCAACATAGCAATTGCCCTATTGAAGGAACCCTTGATAAAAGATAATATCGATAGAATTATACTAATGGGAGGAGCAGTCTATGATTCAAATATAACCCCAGCATCAGAATTTAATATTTATGTTGATCCTGAGGCAGCAAAAATTGTATTTGAATCCGGGATACCAATAACTATGGTTGGTCTTGATGTAACAAATAAAGCGATCTTAACATTTAAGGATATTGAGGAGTTGAATAATTTACAGGGAAGAGTATCTAGAGTAATTGCACCCCTTCTAAAATTTTTTGCTCAGGCAAATAAAGATTTTTTTGGCATAGGTGGTGCTCCACTTCATGATGCGCTGGCTGTTTCCTATATAATAATGCCGGATACAATTAAAACCAAGTACTTAAATGTGACTATTGAAACAGAAGGTAAATATACAAGGGGTCGAACAGTTGTAGATGTTTATAATATAACAGGAAAAGAACCAAATGTGGATGTCGCCTTTGAGGTTAATTCTCTTGCTTTCAAAAAATTAATAATGAATACTATTAAAAAGCTGGACCAGAGATGA
- the tilS gene encoding tRNA lysidine(34) synthetase TilS, translating to MMIEKTDLVNKVKETIDEYNMLISGDKVLVSISAGPDSMALLHILLKLKDIYDINLHLFHLDHLTREGKSSIDAKFVKELSEKLGINLTLYVKSAEKYAKEKGLSFETGARELRLNLIQKVANQEKITKIATGHNANDLAETILMRLMRGTGTKGMIGISPTQGKFIRPLIYIFRDEIEKFCYENKINYRVDQTNLESYYFRNAIRNRLIPLMREISKKDFLKNLINFSKIYLEEDRFLNSLTKKIYYKISKRKNNDVYIPIIELKNLPPALNRRLLRLAIEEKKGELLDISFNAVEDIIDSLKNETEFFEFNLPKFMKVVKDKENLVIKKIEKQKIFFKKEIPMEGTCILETLNLVIETKIVDGKDAKIKDDKTTAYLDYESIIPKLYVRPWEFGDRFIPLGLDKGKKLQDFFVDEKIAREKRKTIPILVDSEKIVWIVGYRIDERVKVKPETRKVLIINVKELN from the coding sequence ATGATGATTGAAAAAACTGATCTTGTGAATAAGGTAAAAGAAACAATAGATGAATATAATATGCTAATTAGTGGTGATAAGGTTTTAGTTTCAATTTCTGCAGGGCCTGACTCTATGGCTTTACTACATATCCTTTTAAAATTAAAAGATATTTATGATATTAATTTACACCTTTTTCACCTTGACCATCTAACAAGAGAGGGTAAATCTTCAATTGATGCAAAATTTGTTAAGGAATTATCAGAAAAATTGGGAATTAACTTAACTTTATATGTAAAATCAGCTGAAAAATATGCGAAGGAAAAAGGATTATCATTTGAAACTGGCGCAAGGGAGCTAAGGTTGAATCTAATTCAGAAAGTTGCTAATCAAGAGAAGATCACAAAAATAGCGACAGGTCATAACGCAAATGATTTAGCTGAAACTATACTTATGAGATTAATGAGAGGAACAGGTACAAAAGGTATGATAGGAATTTCACCCACTCAGGGGAAATTTATTAGACCGCTTATATATATATTCAGAGATGAAATAGAGAAATTCTGTTACGAAAATAAAATTAATTATAGAGTAGATCAAACAAATCTTGAAAGTTATTACTTCAGAAACGCTATAAGAAACAGATTGATTCCCCTAATGAGGGAGATCAGTAAAAAAGATTTTTTAAAGAATTTGATAAATTTTTCAAAGATCTATTTAGAGGAGGATAGATTTTTAAATAGCTTAACCAAAAAGATCTATTATAAAATATCAAAAAGAAAAAATAATGATGTTTATATTCCAATAATTGAACTTAAAAATCTACCACCTGCATTAAATAGGAGACTACTGAGGTTAGCTATAGAGGAGAAAAAAGGTGAACTTTTGGATATTTCATTTAATGCGGTTGAGGATATAATAGATTCTTTAAAAAACGAAACGGAGTTTTTTGAGTTTAATCTACCGAAATTTATGAAGGTTGTTAAAGATAAAGAAAATTTGGTTATTAAAAAAATCGAAAAACAAAAAATCTTTTTTAAAAAAGAGATTCCTATGGAGGGAACCTGTATTTTAGAAACCTTAAACTTAGTGATTGAAACAAAGATTGTAGATGGAAAAGATGCTAAAATTAAAGATGACAAAACGACTGCTTATTTGGATTATGAAAGTATAATTCCAAAACTTTATGTAAGACCGTGGGAATTTGGTGACAGATTTATACCTCTTGGATTAGATAAAGGAAAAAAACTCCAAGATTTCTTTGTAGATGAGAAAATTGCTCGGGAGAAGAGAAAAACAATACCTATTTTAGTTGATAGTGAGAAAATTGTATGGATTGTTGGTTACAGAATAGATGAAAGAGTAAAAGTAAAGCCAGAGACAAGGAAGGTTTTAATTATTAATGTAAAAGAATTAAACTAA
- a CDS encoding ABC transporter permease → MDKFILKYFNLIRTIITVVIGITISVFIIYVMSETPGLTLRTFLLGPFLSKSRVANIIESASPVIFCGLAIAVAFQAGQFNIGAEGALFIGASVGTAFAVSTHLPIFIHIPLTLLVAGIVGACWSFIPGILKAKWEASELISSLMLNYVAYFLGLYLINHHFRDKGAGYLVSYKLPETAWLNQFIGGTRIHWGIILSLTFAFLVYYFLYHTTLGYEIRTTGFNLRFAQFGGINVFKIIILSQVISGFIAGLGGMTEVMGIHRRFNWQLSPGYGWDGIVVAIIGRNHPLLIIVASLFLSYLSIGGQVLNLLSDIPSEIIEVIQSIIILLITAEAFLSQWKYRITVREAAKKGVAYEPTS, encoded by the coding sequence TTGGATAAATTCATTCTTAAATATTTCAATCTTATAAGAACTATAATCACTGTAGTAATAGGGATTACTATTAGTGTTTTTATAATATATGTAATGAGCGAAACTCCTGGACTCACTTTACGTACTTTTTTGCTCGGACCTTTTCTTTCAAAAAGCAGAGTTGCAAATATAATTGAATCTGCTTCTCCTGTAATCTTCTGTGGTCTGGCAATTGCAGTTGCATTCCAGGCAGGACAATTCAATATTGGTGCTGAAGGTGCGCTTTTTATAGGTGCATCAGTTGGTACTGCATTCGCTGTTTCCACACATCTGCCAATCTTTATTCACATCCCTCTCACACTACTTGTTGCAGGTATTGTTGGAGCATGCTGGTCGTTTATTCCAGGTATTTTAAAAGCAAAATGGGAGGCAAGTGAACTTATATCTTCTCTCATGTTGAATTATGTTGCATATTTTCTAGGGTTATACTTGATAAACCATCACTTCAGAGATAAGGGTGCCGGTTACCTTGTTTCTTATAAACTGCCTGAAACTGCCTGGCTTAATCAATTTATTGGTGGAACCCGAATACACTGGGGGATTATTCTCTCATTAACCTTTGCATTTCTTGTCTACTACTTCCTTTACCATACTACTTTAGGATATGAGATTCGTACCACAGGATTTAATCTGAGATTCGCACAATTCGGAGGGATAAATGTATTTAAGATTATTATTCTATCCCAGGTTATCTCTGGTTTTATAGCAGGTTTAGGTGGAATGACAGAGGTTATGGGCATACACAGAAGATTCAACTGGCAGTTAAGTCCTGGTTATGGCTGGGATGGAATAGTTGTAGCTATTATTGGAAGAAATCATCCACTATTAATAATAGTTGCTTCGCTATTTCTTTCCTATCTCAGTATCGGGGGTCAGGTTTTGAATCTCCTGTCCGATATACCATCAGAAATTATTGAAGTTATTCAGTCAATTATTATCCTTCTTATAACAGCGGAGGCTTTCTTAAGTCAATGGAAATACAGAATTACAGTTCGAGAAGCTGCAAAGAAGGGGGTTGCTTATGAACCCACTTCTTAG
- the rbsK gene encoding ribokinase — MGRITVIGSLNMDLVATSKYMPKIGETVIGYDFKQFPGGKGANQAVAMARLGGKVNMIGKVGFDSFGDILINSLKKNGVNVENIKKEKNCSTGVALIIVDEQANNSIVVISGANYKITKKDIDEILDVIKDSKIVVIQLEVPLEVVRHSLIKSKELGKYTILNPAPAEELDDEIIKNIDLLIPNETEVEILGGIEIKSEKDIVSASRKLIKRGVKKIIVTLGEKGSIYITEKEVRKFDAYKANAVDTTAAGDAYIGAIAVALANDEDIDIAIDMASKVGALTVTKEGAQSSLPYLDDVINFKKENL; from the coding sequence ATGGGAAGAATTACAGTTATTGGAAGTTTAAACATGGATTTAGTTGCAACTTCAAAATATATGCCAAAGATTGGTGAAACAGTAATAGGATATGATTTCAAGCAATTTCCAGGTGGAAAAGGTGCAAATCAAGCAGTTGCTATGGCGAGGCTTGGTGGTAAAGTGAATATGATAGGAAAAGTTGGATTTGATAGCTTTGGAGATATACTTATAAATTCTCTGAAAAAAAATGGAGTAAATGTAGAAAATATAAAGAAAGAAAAAAATTGTTCTACAGGAGTGGCTTTAATAATTGTGGATGAGCAGGCAAATAATTCGATAGTAGTTATTTCAGGAGCGAATTATAAAATTACAAAAAAAGATATTGATGAAATATTGGATGTTATTAAAGATTCAAAAATAGTTGTAATTCAATTAGAAGTACCTTTAGAAGTAGTAAGACATTCACTCATTAAATCAAAAGAATTAGGAAAATATACGATACTTAATCCTGCCCCTGCAGAGGAATTGGATGATGAGATTATAAAAAATATTGATTTGCTAATTCCCAATGAGACAGAAGTTGAAATATTAGGAGGAATTGAAATAAAAAGTGAAAAAGATATTGTATCTGCTTCCAGAAAGCTTATAAAAAGGGGAGTAAAAAAAATAATTGTTACTTTAGGAGAAAAAGGAAGTATATATATTACTGAAAAAGAAGTGAGAAAGTTTGATGCTTATAAGGCTAATGCTGTGGACACAACGGCAGCTGGAGATGCTTATATTGGTGCAATTGCTGTTGCATTAGCAAATGATGAAGATATAGATATAGCAATCGATATGGCTTCAAAAGTTGGAGCACTTACTGTTACAAAAGAAGGAGCACAGAGCTCACTCCCTTATTTAGATGATGTCATAAATTTTAAGAAAGAAAATCTATAA
- the ftsH gene encoding ATP-dependent zinc metalloprotease FtsH codes for MRKSFKNIFFILLLIASLIFLLKNPIEELTKQDITHYSLSMFESKVKSGEVQEVLIMDKSQTINGILKNGTKFTLTFPSNYQITETLIENDVKVEIDAENPSQWLGWIINFLPVALMIGIMLFFLSQIQGSGSKILAFGKSKAKLVAKDQPGITFKDVGGLYETLEELKEIAEFLENPAKFHALGAKIPKGVLLYGPPGSGKTLLARAVAGEAKVPFFQISGSEFVELFVGVGASRVRDLFDQAKANEPCIVFIDEIDAVGRHRGAGIGGGHDEREQTLNQLLVEMDGFNINDSIIVMAATNRPDILDQALLRTGRFDRRIVVNIPDIKEREDILRIHMKGKPAADDVNISVIARQTPGFTGADLENLLNEAALLTARYNKRNITMKEVQQSIERIIAGPEKKSRIISDEEKKIIAYHEAGHALVACYLPHADPIHKISVISRGMSLGYTITLPEQDRYLISRSELTDNLTQLLGGRASEEIVFNEITTGAQNDLEKSTKIARQMVCEFGMSDKIGPLTLGDKQGAIFLGRDFSAHPDYSEQVAYEIDKEIRKLVDDAYNKARDILNTHRNKLDLIAQNLIEKETLNKEEIEELLKDEKEKVEEIETKAEFEKDIKKDTIKRETIKRKKPLITPKPVLEGK; via the coding sequence TTGAGAAAGTCATTTAAAAACATATTTTTTATATTATTGCTAATAGCTAGTTTGATATTTTTACTCAAAAATCCCATTGAAGAGTTGACTAAACAAGATATTACTCATTATTCCCTGAGTATGTTTGAATCAAAAGTGAAGTCAGGTGAGGTGCAGGAAGTATTGATTATGGATAAAAGCCAGACTATTAATGGGATCTTAAAGAATGGGACAAAATTTACGCTAACTTTTCCATCGAATTATCAAATTACTGAGACTCTGATAGAAAATGATGTAAAGGTGGAGATTGATGCCGAAAATCCTTCACAATGGCTTGGCTGGATTATTAATTTTCTCCCAGTTGCATTAATGATAGGCATAATGTTGTTTTTTTTAAGTCAGATACAAGGAAGTGGAAGCAAGATTTTGGCATTTGGCAAAAGTAAAGCAAAATTAGTAGCGAAAGACCAACCGGGGATTACCTTCAAAGATGTAGGGGGATTGTATGAAACCTTAGAGGAGTTAAAGGAAATTGCAGAATTTTTGGAAAATCCAGCAAAGTTTCATGCTTTAGGAGCAAAAATACCTAAGGGTGTACTTTTATATGGACCTCCTGGATCAGGAAAAACATTACTAGCAAGAGCTGTTGCTGGTGAAGCTAAGGTTCCCTTCTTCCAAATAAGTGGTTCAGAATTTGTAGAACTATTTGTAGGTGTTGGTGCATCAAGGGTTAGAGATCTATTTGACCAGGCAAAAGCTAATGAACCATGTATAGTCTTTATTGATGAGATAGATGCAGTTGGTAGGCATAGAGGAGCAGGAATTGGTGGAGGTCATGATGAGAGAGAACAAACATTAAATCAACTTTTGGTAGAGATGGATGGATTTAATATAAATGACTCAATAATAGTTATGGCTGCAACAAATAGACCTGATATTTTAGACCAAGCACTTCTAAGAACAGGTAGGTTTGATAGGCGGATTGTGGTAAACATTCCTGATATCAAGGAAAGGGAAGACATATTAAGGATACACATGAAGGGGAAACCAGCAGCTGATGATGTTAATATTAGTGTTATAGCCAGACAGACTCCAGGATTCACTGGTGCAGATCTAGAAAATTTACTTAATGAAGCCGCACTATTAACTGCAAGATATAACAAAAGGAATATAACGATGAAGGAAGTTCAGCAGTCAATAGAGAGAATAATAGCAGGACCAGAGAAAAAGAGCAGGATTATTAGTGATGAGGAGAAAAAGATAATAGCTTATCATGAAGCAGGTCATGCTCTTGTTGCTTGCTATTTACCTCATGCTGACCCCATTCACAAAATATCTGTAATATCAAGGGGTATGTCTTTGGGATATACAATAACACTACCTGAACAGGATAGGTATTTAATCTCTCGATCAGAATTAACAGATAATTTAACTCAACTTCTTGGAGGAAGGGCATCAGAGGAAATTGTTTTTAATGAAATTACAACTGGAGCACAAAATGATCTTGAAAAATCTACAAAGATAGCAAGACAAATGGTGTGTGAATTTGGAATGAGTGATAAAATCGGTCCACTAACACTTGGAGATAAACAGGGTGCTATTTTCTTGGGTAGAGATTTTTCAGCTCATCCTGATTATAGTGAACAGGTTGCTTATGAGATAGATAAAGAAATTAGAAAGTTAGTAGATGATGCTTATAATAAAGCAAGGGATATTTTAAATACTCATAGAAATAAATTAGATTTAATTGCGCAGAATCTTATAGAAAAAGAGACATTAAACAAGGAAGAAATTGAAGAACTCTTAAAGGATGAAAAAGAAAAAGTAGAAGAAATTGAAACTAAAGCTGAATTTGAAAAAGATATTAAAAAGGATACTATAAAAAGAGAAACTATTAAAAGAAAGAAACCACTAATAACTCCTAAACCAGTCTTGGAAGGAAAATAG
- a CDS encoding amidohydrolase: MIIKNTTILSFYDLSIRKNTDILIEGNKIEKIGKNLVGPGEVIDGSRFYLIPGMVNAHAHTAMTLLRGAAEDVNINDWFNKYIWIYEKNLTPEDVYIGTLIGSAEMLLSGVTFVADHYFYMDKAYQAYEEIGIRADLSWAVFGVGDDWEDEFNKALKFTEDYRDKNSRLHVSLGPHSPYICPDSFLKNVAAKAQELNLKMHIHVSEEENQVIRSLKERKMTPVEILKNTGILREGTILAHAYYATDKDLKLIKQSRSGIAHCAKTYMKFGDIHNFLPRVLEFGISCGLGTDGPCSNNTMNIFEVARDAALLAKSSMKDPEIAKIHEILPLLTRGGEVLGIKNYGVIEKGSIADLVLINPNTPNMHPENNIFANILYSLSEKNIDTVIVDGKIVVRNGKLLNINLEELYKQSDKILKRLAQKVQGKPMQEY, from the coding sequence ATGATTATTAAAAATACAACAATACTTTCATTTTATGACCTTTCAATAAGAAAAAATACTGATATTTTAATAGAAGGAAATAAAATAGAAAAAATTGGGAAGAATTTAGTAGGACCCGGTGAGGTTATTGATGGAAGTAGATTTTACCTTATACCTGGTATGGTTAATGCACATGCTCATACAGCTATGACTTTATTGCGAGGAGCTGCAGAGGATGTAAATATTAATGATTGGTTTAATAAGTATATATGGATCTATGAAAAGAATCTAACTCCAGAGGATGTTTATATAGGTACATTAATTGGTTCTGCTGAAATGCTTCTCTCTGGAGTTACCTTTGTTGCAGATCATTATTTTTATATGGATAAGGCATATCAAGCTTATGAGGAAATCGGAATAAGGGCTGATTTAAGCTGGGCTGTTTTTGGTGTAGGAGATGATTGGGAAGATGAGTTTAACAAAGCTTTAAAATTTACAGAAGATTATAGAGATAAAAATTCCCGTCTTCATGTTTCACTTGGACCTCACTCTCCATACATATGTCCTGATAGTTTCCTTAAAAATGTAGCAGCTAAAGCACAGGAGCTTAACCTAAAGATGCATATACATGTTTCTGAAGAGGAAAACCAAGTTATCAGAAGTTTAAAAGAGAGAAAAATGACCCCAGTTGAAATTCTTAAAAATACAGGAATTTTGAGAGAAGGTACTATTTTAGCACATGCATATTATGCTACAGATAAGGATCTAAAATTAATAAAGCAAAGTAGGAGCGGAATTGCTCATTGTGCAAAAACATATATGAAATTTGGTGATATACATAATTTTCTTCCAAGAGTACTCGAATTCGGAATATCCTGTGGCCTCGGTACTGATGGACCTTGCTCTAACAATACTATGAATATATTTGAAGTGGCAAGGGATGCTGCTCTTCTTGCAAAATCTTCTATGAAAGACCCAGAGATTGCAAAAATTCATGAAATTCTTCCACTTCTTACAAGGGGCGGTGAAGTTCTTGGAATTAAAAATTACGGTGTAATAGAGAAGGGAAGTATTGCTGATCTTGTACTGATTAATCCTAATACTCCCAATATGCATCCCGAGAATAATATCTTTGCAAATATTCTCTATTCTTTAAGTGAAAAGAATATCGATACAGTTATTGTTGATGGAAAAATAGTAGTAAGGAATGGAAAACTTTTAAATATTAATCTTGAGGAGTTGTATAAGCAGTCTGATAAAATTCTCAAAAGATTGGCTCAGAAGGTACAGGGTAAACCTATGCAAGAATATTGA